DNA from Brassica napus cultivar Da-Ae chromosome C4, Da-Ae, whole genome shotgun sequence:
TAACCCAACAAATCATGGTCCTATTTGGTTATGGTCTCATTTGGACATGGTCCTATTTGGGCTTCGACCAAAAATGTCCAGCAAAAAACTGAAGCCCATTCGGACACACCCAAACCCGCCCAACCCGCCCATTTGACATCTCTAGCTACGCCTAACCGCTCACACGGCTTATCATCACCTACTTAAAAAGTGCATGTTAGCCAACCATAATTGAACTTTAGTTTTTAGACacataataaattttcaaatgtttGATACGATAAGAGTAAAGTTAACGCAAATAATTAACCAGTTAATCTAATCTTCTTTTTATAGAATCAATTGTCAGTAGATGTCTAACTAATGCAGTCATGAGTTATGCTGTCAGGCATATATAGACATGTAATGTATGTTGCAAAGATAATTAACCAATTAATGCAGTCATGATTCAtgcatatacatacatataactGTGTTTTAAAACGTTCAAACGAGTCCAAAAGAAATAGTATCAAATTGTTTATGaagattaaataaaacattaatgcCAACTGCAAAGAGTTTACTTCTCATTACCGATCACAGTCCCCACATGCATCCTTAAATACCAGTCCCAAGTAGACTCtctctaaaatctattttaccTTTGCGGTCAGAGTCAGAAAGTGACAAAAGATACAACAATGGCGAGcagaagcaagaagaagaagatggttcTTAAGACAGTCTCTGTAGTAGACATCGGATGCGGCAACTGTAAGTTCCCAACCTTGTCATCTTTTTTCAACCGTTTCTCCAAAAAGCCACGCCGCTACTCTTCTAACTACGGACACTACCactcttccaccaccaccgcctcctcctcctccgctaTTCCCTCCACCACCCATTGGTTCTCCGACAACACCTCTTCCTCCTCCGCTACACCCTCCCACGCAGCCGTCGCCGTCGAGAAAGACTCCGACGACCCTTACCTTGACTTCCGTCAGTCTATGCTCCAGATGATTCTCGAGAACGAGATTTACTCCAAAAACGACCTCAGAGAGCTTCTCAACTGCTTTCTCTCACTCAACGAGCCTTACTACCACGGCATCATCATCCGCGCTTTCTCCGAAATATGGGAAGGTGTTTTCTCCGCCGCCGTCAAACGCCGTGGCGCCGTCCAAGAGTCTCCCCTCGTCCGTCATCATGCGCCGTCACGTGCATCACGTGGTTACCATAATCTCTACCACCGATCGATGTAAAATGTAACTCGGGTTGTTGGTAATAACTCTTTTAAATAAGTATACTACGTGACCAATAATGTATTGACACGTTGACTATCCCTTTCAGCTACTACGACGTGTCAATATATTATTGGGTTTGTACTTTTTTAACTACTTATCTTTGGTTTGGGATTTTCTTGTTTGTCTTTGAACCAAGTGTAACAACAACAATGTAAGAATGTTATGTGAAATGATGTTTcgttatttaaattataaaatatttattcggATATTTACAACAATGTAATAACTCTTTTTGTTCAATTATTAGAGATATATACGTATATTATGCATATTTGTATTAGTCAAATTATCTGACAATTTTATCGTTTTGGGATAAATACTTATCTTAGAATATAATTGCTTgcaacataaaaaaaagttgtttatatatgttaatatgcGATTCATATTATGAAACTTGTATACTTAACATATAAGACTTTGGTaatgatataatatatactgTATTAATATACTCATATAGCtaagttatatatatgattaagcttaaatattttaaaaaggttgataaaaaggaaacaacaatttttttcttgtctcatttttttaatagtcttttttttttgttcaaacatttttttaatagtcTATCAATTGAGATATAGTGGATATATTCTATCAAAAAGGTTGAAAAACTATCACTGAAAATGCTAAATAAAAAGATCTGTACGTAGGTGTCTTTGGTCGTTTCCAATTTCACATATACACACAATGCATTTTAATTATATGCTTCGATGCTTATATGGCAGCAAATTTCCTGGAAATAACCGatatacagttttttttttgatatacaGTTAATTATCATAGAATgagtatttataaattataatatcaatatcatgtttcaaaaaaaaaatatcatgtttCTATGTTGATTTTTTAGTTGTAATCGGCCAAAATCAAATagaaatagatatttcaaaGATCTTGTGCCACTTTTGACTCTCTCATCACGATGATGACGTGAAGCTTCCGAAAACAAGTCCACGCGaaatctttttgtttatttatcacTGAAGTACGGATGTGCGGGAAACACAAGGATTGGGTATACACACAATTTATCACGTAACACTGTCAAAGAATGATGGATTTACGCAATGGGCGataggtaatatttatttgcCGCCCCTCCCCCCCctgtcaaaaaataatatatggtcTTCTATTAATGCATTACTTCATTTTTCTCAAATAGGCCGTTATGCATTTGCTGGAGTAgccaatatttttttgtctataGCGAACTAGAAAGGGAACCCATTGGAATGGTAGTTTACGGAGGGACCAAGTATTATTAAGGACTAGAATCCAACATGTTAAATATATGTCTTCAGGTATGTGCATGTCTTGGAATCAGAACTCATTTTcgcatatttttcttttattatgttatACAAAGAAAATACACTACCACTCACTACTAGTCCATTACTAACTATTTATTCcaaatttattctttatttaccccatttttcaattatttcgtGTATTTCTATAATGAGTAGTTGAATATTctttacaattttattaattaatgatttataatacaacacacaaattaataaaagtatttttatagTCAAAAATATTATCTCTTATTTATCTAAATAcaactaaattataataataactttaaaatataattggtcacaaaaaactgataaaatgaTATTACAATAAGATTATCATAtaatttcaaacaaaataaatatttttaagactttaaataatagaaaattgaAGGAGTATGAAAATGAGAGAACATGTGCTTCTGGCGGTAAAAGAAATGCGTGACCATTGAGATTTGGTATTCTTAATAATCAGAAAGAGAGGGTAATAAATAGTATGACAGACATTTTATATACGATTTTTATCATACTAGCATTACTTGTATTATACTGTATATGTGTATTTCTTCTATTCATGATGATTTTTTCTTATTGATCAAATATACATGACCGGATGATTGTGGTCGAGTGGTAAGGAGACGGGACTGAGACGCCAACACGTTTTAGATTCGATCCACCTACTGCGTGAAACTAAGTCACAATTATTGTCACCAAAAAAGTGGTACTGGGTTCGATCCAGCCCAGGTAAAGCCCTTCCGGGTGAAACGGACCGCTGCCTGACCGGATCCAGGAGAATGATCCACGTAAGTGGGGAACCCCtggattataaaaaaataaaaaataaaaaatatatacatacttTCGATGAACGCTTGTTATATTTTCGATATGATCCGTCCTTTTAAACATTTGTAATTATTAGTTTCTGTCTAGTGACCCACTCAATTCTTCAGACATTACAAGAAATTAcaatttttctttcttgagaTTTAACATTGGTCCCCAAGTTATTTAAGTCTTCACTGTCCCCACTACTTTCTGGTTCATCATCACCTACaactaaaaaaatgttaagaacTTTAACTGCTGAAAACTTTTAACAAACTGACAAACTCAGCCAAAAACTAGGCaattttttttcgtaaaaagACTAGGCGatgtttataaaatcaaaatcaaacacTGAAAGAGTGAAACTCTGTGAGTCacgaattaaatattttttaatcaactAAGCAGattatgtataaaaattttACATACTAATGTTATAGTTagaatatactttttttttcctgttaaattttttgtcttaagcttttatttaatattatattttatatatattttaaactacGTTATGTCAACACGTAAATCTCAAATATAACttaaacaaaaatagaaaatttcaaatctttgtgaaaaaaataatattgcaTCTCGCTATGCAGATAACCGTGTTTGCTTTTCATCATTAAAAAGTGAATATTTTATGGTTAGTAAGTTAAAGtaacaaaactatgaaaattcGCAGATGAGACACTTGGTtagtaatataattttttgtacgTGTATTCAAATATTTAGATAAATAACTATTTGACTACTTGTAATGAAGctcttttcaaatttacaaattttgaaaataaaaataaaatttcaatgaTTTCATATCAAACTTAAGATATTCCTAAACTTAATGCGTACAAAAAAGAGACTTATTGAATcatctatttttatattcacgattaaaaacataatttgaaACCAAATATGTCACctttttttcattctttcaaAAGCCACTTTGTTTGTTTAAATCACCTGATGGGTACCACTACAAAATCCAAAGTTCTGATCATTACTCAGTCTAGAAGTTTTTTTCGGGTATCATTTATCAACATTTGTGTAAGGCCAAAGACATGcatatcaaaaaaagaaaaagaaaaaaaaaagaaatgcatATCTGAGTATATTGATGTTCTATATATCTATGGGTGTCTGTTTAAGCAATTTGTATTTGGTTAAACTGGTTATATACTATGTTTACGGATCACAACTTAAACCGACTAGACTATGTTTATGGTTTTTCTCTGCATCGTGGATATATTGATTCGTGGAGTTGGACCAAACcatatattctttaaaattagAATTAGACAGGTGGTTGGATTCAGTTTAGAAACACAGGTTCTTCAGCCAAGTCCAACACCAAGATCCCATAAACTAACTATGTAATTCCATCTGCACACTGCACTCGATCCAACTACGCATGTAATTTATAACTTGTAagtacaaacatatatatatatattatgtgtatTAGGCCTGGacgttcgggtcttcgggttaGATTCGGACCGGTTCTTTTCGGATCCGGGTCTTTTgggtcctaaatatttagatcCAATAGgtatttagaaattttcggttcgggttcgggtcagTTCTTCtcggatccgggtcggttcgagtctataattaaaatacctatAAAACATCCGTAATTTTTCGGATCTATATCGGGTCCGgctcgggttcgggtatttaggatatGAAAAGGACATGACATACCTAATTCCATCAAATTTAGttgatatttgtcatatatatctaaaattttacaaaataacttaactaaaactattaataattaaaataaaacatttttaaactctaaattttacattttaaagcttcatattacttaaaaaatgttactaaataataacaaatgttgttaacaaaagatatttcaactaaatcataaaataatatatataaatagaacactaaaacatcatagttttagatatacatgtttttaagtcgggtacaaatcggttcttgtcgggtcgggtctattcgggtcggttcttttcgggtccggatCTATTCGAGTCAGTTcctttcggttccggttctttcgggtaaaaaaatttagatccaaaaggtacttgtaaattttcggttcggttccgggtcgggtatttttgggtcggttccggttcggattttcggatctAGGTTAAAATGCCCAAGCCTAATGtgtatactccctccgttccttaaAAATCCATATTCTAGaaaaaacttttgtttcaaaaagatacatactTTATATTTCTAATGTAActtttgtcaactaataatgagaaattgcgaagttcaaaaacattaattgtatttttttaaatcttattgttttaaaaatataaaaaataaaattacaaaaaaactatgcatttatAGTTAAGTTTTAATACTCCATCTGTTCCTAAAAGTAGGATTTTCTAGAgttattttttgttctaaaatAATAGATTTTCTAGAATTTTAAGGTAATTTTAGTAGTTAATGTTGATAAATTgtatgtttttaagaaaaattaattgaaaatatttgaattgattaaatactattggttgatgGTTGTTGGAAAATGtatattgaaataaaaattaatttaattgtaaacatttattatattcttaatatgcgtgaatattctataattttttttttcaggaacAGAGAGCAGTATGTTTTAAgtattaaaaagtgtgaaaattttaaaacatgaatCTTTTAAAAATGGAGGGAATAATATTTATGAGTATTAATACACCCACATTCATATTAATGCTGAACAAAATAATCAATGTGTGCTGCTATAAATATATGACCCAACTACCAAAAGTAAATATTGAAGTGAATTTCAGATTAGACTAACACGCAACTAGTAATAATTATAACCTCagaattttgtaaatataaaagtgaaaacAATGAAAGGCGGAATAACGCTATGAGATTTCTCGTGCTCCTCCATTAGTGGCCTCTGATGTCaaatttctcaaaaattctGACATCTTAATCTAGAAATCTTTGGTGTTTCTAAATTTAGTGAGTTAAAGGATTTATTTCTTacagataaattaataatataggtAAGGACTACATCTTTGCTCATAGTTTTTTCACAAATGGGTTTTATGTGTTTAAAGATTAATGTTACTATAGAGAGTTTGAAAAAATagactctttctctctctatttttaaatatgagatGTATTAGGAGTTTTATTGTCtcaaaataaatgatatttcatattctagtttttttcattttataaaagtatATGATTTGTTGTATCATATGTTATAAAGCAAATTAGAATctgtaatttgtttttaatgatcttaaatttttaactaaaacaaaatatatttttgaaaaagttgGGTTATTCGATAATAAAGATGATCAATAACACGCAATATGTTGATATTAAACTGGGATAGTGACACTATATAGTATATACCACTAAATTAAGATATGTTTCTCGTACACTTGagataattattataaatgctGTCGTGCGTCTATAGTTTATGGGCTTAAAAACATCGGCCGGTACTTAAGCCCACAGGTCCAGAAAGATATACGAGAATGCATTTCTTAATTACCATTTAAATTAAGTAGATTGTCTAATGGTCTGGTCTTTGTTGTAGCCAAATCTTTCCCATTGGCCATTGGTAAGCTCAAAATTACTGGTATTTGATCATTTGGAGCTCAGACAAAGTAACAGACACACTGCAGGCTTTTACTTGTCCAAAACTTTTAGAGAAACCCAATACGTATTTTCTCACAAAACAATTGTTTTTGAGATCACAAATCCATTGACTGTTtatccatttccctagaaattTAACTTATGTTAATGAATCCCcatttaatttttgaatgaaGATGAAAGCTCATTGGTTCAATAAATCGTTGTATGTTCTAATTAATTGTCTCAAAGGGTAGAAAAATCCGACAgcataattctttttttttttgacaacaataaAAAACTAAACTATGGGATATGTTGTTTAATATTGAA
Protein-coding regions in this window:
- the LOC106395192 gene encoding transcription repressor OFP6, with translation MASRSKKKKMVLKTVSVVDIGCGNCKFPTLSSFFNRFSKKPRRYSSNYGHYHSSTTTASSSSAIPSTTHWFSDNTSSSSATPSHAAVAVEKDSDDPYLDFRQSMLQMILENEIYSKNDLRELLNCFLSLNEPYYHGIIIRAFSEIWEGVFSAAVKRRGAVQESPLVRHHAPSRASRGYHNLYHRSM